Within the Borreliella valaisiana VS116 genome, the region CTTGCATCAAATGGAAGTTCAATTAACTTTAAATTTTTAATATTATCAATATAAAAATCATCAATCTCTATTAAAGGTAAATCGGGTTCTTGAAAATAACGATAATCAGATACTGTCTCTTTATCCCTTTGAATCACTGTAATCCCACTCTTATCATCAAACCCTCTGGTATGCTTACCATATCTATCAAGAGTTTTTCTAAATTGAATCCATTCCTCTTGTTGCCTTAATTCTTCATATTCAATAGCAGCTTTAATAGATTTAAAAGAATTTAAATTTTTTATTTCAGCTATAGGAGTTTTATACTCAACATCACTCTCTCTAACAATTAAATTAACATTTACGTCACATCTAAAAGAACCATTTTCCATATTACATTCCGACAAATCAAGATACCTAAAAATTTCCCTTAAAGAATTTAAAAAAGCAACTGCCTCATCCCCACTGCTAATATCTGGAGCAGAAACAATTTCAAGCAAAGGAGCACCTGAACGATTAAAATCAATATAACTTTGATTTTCACTATCTAACAAATGTAGACTCTTACCTGAATCTTCTTCCATATGAATTCTAATAATGTTAATCTTTTTTAACCCAGAAGAGGTTTCAATTAGCAAACTTCCTCCTTCACAAATTGGCTTATCATTTTGCGAGATTTGATATCCTTTTGGCAAATCTGGATAATAATAATGTTTTCTATCAAATTTAACAACATGCCTAATATTTGAATTTGTGGCATGTCCTGCTAAAATTGCACTATTAATAAGCTCTACATTTACACTTGGCAATGATCCAGGTAACCCAAGACAAATTGGACAAATACGAGAGTTAGGAACTCCTCCAAACTCATTTTTACATCCACAAAAAGCCTTTGTTCTTAAACCTAGTTGAATATGAATTTCTAATCCAATAACTAATTTATATTCCATTCAATCCCAATTCCCTAATCACATTTTTTGAAAAACTTAAAAGTTCAAAATCCTTCTTGCTACGCCCAATAATTTGCATTCCAATCGATAATCCTTCCTTATCCTTAGAATACGGAAATGAAATAGCGGGAGCTCCAATAAGATTTGCAATCACAGTACAAATATCTGAATAATACATTTTAACAGGATCGTCAAAATCTAAACCAACTCTAAAAGGTTTAACAAAACTTGTTGGAGTAATAATAAAATCGCAACTTTCAAAAAGCTTGTTAAATTTGGGAATAATCAAATTTTGAAGAATTTCACAAGCCTTTGCATAATATTTGGCATCATACCCTTCTGACAATAAATAATTTCCAAGAACAATACGCCTTTTAACTTCTTCTGATAAGAAATTACTCCTATGTTTAAAATAAAAATCATTAAGACTTAAATTTTCTGATATTCTCTTACCATAACAAAGTCCAGTATAACGAGCAAGATTGGAAGATGCTTCAACAGGAGAAATTGTATAATAAATTGATAAAACAATATTAATCTCTTCTATTGAAACTTCTTTTATATTAATACCTTTTGATAAAAGATCAAGTTTAAACTTGGCAAAACTACTTGCAACATTCTTGTCCATTAGATCTTCACTAAGTTCTTTAATTAAAGCTAAATTTTTACCTTGCAACGACTCTATTTTTAAAGGATAAAAATCATCATCAAAGATATCTATACTAGTAGAATCCATTTTGTCAGCTCCACAAGTATGCTTTAAGATTAAAGCAATATCTTCAATAGAATGAGAAAAAAATCCTATTTGATCAAAAGACGAAGCATAAGATGCAAGCCCATAACGAGAAAGGCCTCCATAAGAAGGTTTAAAGCCTAAAATTCCCGAAAAAGATGCGGGAAGTCTAACAGATCCTCCAGTATCACTGCCAAGCGAAAAAGGTGCTTGAAAAGCTGAAACCACAGCTGCAGAGCCCCCAGAACTACCTCCCACAACATATTCTTTATTTAAAGGATTTAAAGTTGCGCCATAACAAGAAAATTCACAAGTAGAACCCATGGCAAATTCATCCATATTGGTTCTACCAATTATAATTGCTCCTTTATTTTTAAGCCTTTTGACCACAGTAGCATCATAAGGAGAAACATAGCCTTTTAAAATTTCAGAAGCACAAGTTAAAGATTTATTTTGAATTGAAATATTATCTTTAACAGCAATAAGCATACCAATTAAAGGCAAATCTTCTAATTCACAATTCTTTAAACGCTCGTCATACCTTTTTGCAATCTCTAAAGAATCATCAAAAAATTCAATATATCCATTGATATCTTTGTTTAATTCATAATTATTTTTATAAGCAAGTAAAATATCATAAATTTTACACTTTTTAGTTAAAACTAATTCTTGAATTTTAGTTAAAGTTAAATTGCTTAAGTCCAAGACCTTATCCTTATTCCAATATTTTAGGAGATGAAAAATATCCATCTAAAAACGAATTACTAAGCTTTTTAATTGACTCAATAGAAAGAGAAAATCTTACTTCATCCTCACGCAATGTAGAAATCTTTTTCTTATTAGCATCAAAATTAACTTGAACCTCAAAGTTTGAAATTTCATTAACCAATCTAATAACTTTCTCAAATTTTGAAATAAATTTATCTTCACTCTCAATGCTAAGTGTAAATAAACTTAATTTTAAACTATTTTCTAAATGTATATCTTGCAAAATAAACCTCTAGACTTTAATAATTTTTTTAACATACTCAGGACTCAAAATAGCCTTTTTACCATTTGTCAAACTAATTTTAACAAACTGTAAGCTACCTTGATACCAGCTATCAACAACTATCCCCTTTTCTCCATTATAAATTATATAATCTCCAATATTAAATTTACTATCCCTTTTATTATCAATAAAAAAATTACTAAAATTCTCTTTTAAATACTCGGGAATAAAGATAATATCATAAGAGTTTTTGTCAATATCTTGAAAAAAAACAGAAGGCGCGGTGCTTTTAAAAGAACCTCTAAAAGCTCGCCTTAAATTTAAAGTAACAATAAGTTCTGATTTGGCTCTTGTGATTGCAACATAAAAAAGCCTCCTCTCTTCCTCAAGTCTATCTTCTGTTAATTCTTCAATTTCAGCTGGCAAAAGACCTTTTTCAAGTCCAGAAATCACAACTCTATCAAATTCAAGCCCCTTAACACCATGAATTGAAGACAAAAATATATTGGACTTAAAATCCCCAGAAATTAAAGGAGAAAGTGAAGAATTTTCTAAAAATATAGCAAGACCTTCAAACGTACCTGAATATTCAATTCCACTATTAATAAGCTCATCAATATTCCTTAATTTTTCATCCTTATCAAATTTTTTATAATAATCTAAAATACCAAACTTAATTACAACATCCTCAATAAAAGCAGATAAATTAATATAATTATCCTCAAAAAGTTTCTTACCAAGCTCATCATAAGTATTTAAAAACAATAAAAGAGACTCTTTGACTCTATTTTTAAGCAAACTCAAAACCTTTTTACTCGCACAAAATAAATTGAAATTAACATCATCATCGTTTAAAGTACTAATTATTTTTTCTAAAGTATTTTTTCCAATTCCTCTAGAAGGCTTGTTTATCATTCTCAAAAAAGCTATTTTATCTCTCTTGTTTATAAAAAGTCTAAGCAAACAAATAATGTCCTTTATTTCCTCTCTATCATAAAATTTAATTGATCCTAAAACTTTGTATGGAATATTCTTCTTTAAAAAAGATGTTTCAAAATGAAACGATTGGGAATTAAATCTATAAAGTATTGCTGTATCAATATCATTATCAACAAGCAAGTTAGAAAAATATTCAGCTTCATCTGATGTGCTTTGAAAAACTAAAAATTTCATTCTTTTATCAGAACTATTTCTAGTTGTTATTTGTTTCTCGTACCTATTCTTATTTTTTGAGATAACCTCATTTGCAATATCAACTATATTTGAATTTGAACGATAATTTTGCATTAAATAAAATTTAACAACATTGCCAAAAGTTTTTTCAAATTCAAGAATATTTTCAATTCTAGCTCCTCTAAAAGAATATATTGACTGATCTTCATCTCCTACAACCATAAAATACATACCATCTAAATAAAGTTCTTTCAAAAATAAAAATTGTGAATAATTTGTATCTTGATACTCATCTACAAAAATAACTTTAAATTTGGATTGAATATATTCTTTTAGAGATTTAGATTGTCTTAGCATTAGAATAGGTTTAATAATAAGATCTGAAAAATCAAAAGCATTATTCTTGGCTTTCTCTTCTTCATAAATTTTGATATATTCATGCTCCTTTTCTCTAAATTCAATAAATTTTTCTAAGAAAAAATTTTCTTTGTCTTTTAAAATCAAAGCTGCAATATGTTTTGCCATTTCAAGACTTGGAGCAAGATCAATTTGTTTGATAAATCTAGCAACATCATTAGTATCCCAAATTGTAAAATTTGAATCATAATTTTTGTCAAAATCCTTATAGTAAAATCTCAAAAGCCAAGACCCAAAAGAATGAAAAGTTTGAATATGAAGTTTCTTGTCAAATTTTAAAAGATCATTTATTCTGGCATTCATTTCATTTGCAGCTTTATTGGTAAAAGTTAAAGCCAAAATTTCATTGGGATCTATATTCATATGTTTGATTAAATATACAATTTTTGCAATTATAACCCTTGTTTTACCACTCCCGGGCCCTGCTAAAACAAGAATTGGATTTTTACTTTTACTAAAAACAATTTTTTCTTGAGAAGTATTTAAGCTAGAAAAAAAATTTTTTATTTTAACCATTACTAATAAACTTCAGAAACCTTAAGATCAAACCCTGAAGGTGTTTTTACCCAAAAGAATTGGACAGCAAAAATTTCTTTTCCCTGCTCTTTTAAAACAGAAGTAATGTCTCTGTCATTAAGAATAATATTAACATCAGAAAGTCTTGAAAAAAATAGTATCAAAGATTTTTCAAAAGATAAATTAATAGGAATCCCTTTGGACGCAAAAAAAGACTTGCCATGAAGATTGTTTTCATCAGCATATCTAAAAAATGTATCATTTAAAAAATCAATTTTTAAATCAATATTTGAAAGTTTCTGAGAAGAATATAGGGTAAGATAATCACCACTTGGCAACTTTTCAGTTCCCTTAACATCAAACTGCCAATTTAAAATATTAAATCTATTGTCAATATTAGTTTCAGATACATATTTAACATTTAAAGCAAAAGATTCTAAACTTACATTGGCTATTTTCGACTTATCATAATAATAATTCTCATAAATAATTTTGACTCTCATATTATCATCAAGATTTATCTCTTTAAACTCTCCTAGATTAAAAATATTTTTACTTTTTTCAGACTCATCAACAATAACTAAATCATCACCAATAAAGGATGCTCTATACTTTGCAATATTATCGCCATTTGTTAAAGATAAAAAATCCCCCTCTTTAAGAGAAAGATTCCAAAAATTTTTTTTATCAAAAGACACTTCATGAACATTTAAAATTATCTTCTCATCCTGACTAAGCTTAAAGATTTTTTTAAAATAAACTTCTATTCCTCCAAAAGCAAAAACCACAAATAATAGTAAAATAACACCGACAATTCCTAAAAAGATTTTAAACGTACTTAAAGACTTTAAACTAAAAAAAATAAATTTTTTATCCGAAACTTTATTGTCGCTTAAAAATCCTAAATTTGAAATTTTATCTTCAGATCTAATCCCAATATAACTATTATTAAGTCTACTTTTATAATCCTTAAAAAGTGTTGATATCAATTTAGAATCAATATCTAAATATTCACTATAAGTTCTTAAAAATCCAACAGCCAAAACTTCATTTGGAAAAATTTCAATATTAGAATCTTCAAGAGCTTCAAGATACTTAATAGAAATTTTAATGTCATCAGCTACCATTTCAAGAGTCAAATTTTTACCATTTCTAACTTTTCTCAAATAACTCCCAAATTTAATAAAATCATTTTCTTCCATAGATTTAACCCTTTAATTTTTTTTAATATCATATAAAAAATTATCTACCTTATTTGAAGATTTTGGAGGATCATACTTAAATTTGCTATCAAGAATTCCAACATTAAACTTCACAGCAGTTAAATCAATAACTATTTCACGCCCACCACTAGTAGGATAAGCAGTAATTCTTCTAATTATTCCGTCCGGAGCAAAAGCAATAATAAAAGAATTAATAGTAGCAGCCCCCTTGTAAAGCTTTCTGGAAAAGGTTAATTTAATATATTTTCCAGACTCAGATGAATCAAGATCTTCTGGATTTGGAGAATTAGCATAAGACACACTGTACTCACTATTTAAAACTTTCATAAGACCTCCACCACTGCTACCTTTTACTAATTGTTGATTAAATGAAGTCCCAAGGGATGGAACATAAACTGTCAAAAATTCACCATCGCTTACAAAAACTTGATTATTTGAATCTAGATTAATAATAAACTTGTCTGGAAACTTATAAAGCAAAACACCTGTTTGCTTTAATCCCTTTAAAGTAAAATTAATTGTTGCCTGCATATCTTCTATATTCTGATACTTAGCATAAATTCCTTCAAAGTATTGATTTGCAGATATTTGAGCAAACGCAGCAACAGGATATAAAACCAATAAAAGTATTGTTTTTATCATTCTATGAACTCTTATTATTATTAAGCTTAAGCTATTAACAAAGCTAAATTTAAACTATTTTATTTATTGCCAATAAACTTTATTTCCATAATACTACATATCATAGAAATAAACTATTATTAATAGTAATAGTTTAATACATAAAATAAAAATTTAAAGCTTGGGTATAAACACCTTTAAAGAATTAGGATTTAGTAATAATGTCTTTGAATTACGTTGAAATAAATACTTTGATTAAAGAAATTCCTTTTACAAACTCTTTAATAAAAAAAATAATACAACCGGATTACAAAAGTTTGATTTTAGAGCTTTACAATAAAATTGAAAATAAAAAATTTAAAATATTAATCTCTTTAAATCCAAACACTACTAGATTTCATATAACAAAAAAAATTTTCAAAAAGAATGCTTTAAAGTTAAGATTTTCTGACTTCTTAAAATCAAAAATTCAAAATGGAAAAATTCTAAAAGCTTTCCAAATGAGAAATGAAAGAATCATTTATCTTGAAATTTTAAAAAAGGACATAATTATCTTATTTATTAAATTGTGGCCATCTTCTCCAAATATAATAGCCACAAACTCAAACTTTAAAATACTAGATGCATATTACAGAAGACCAAAAATAAAAGAAACATCGGGTGAAATCTTTTTAAAAGCTAAAGAAATACAGGAAAGCAATAAAATTTCTAATAAAAAAATCTTGGGTCTAAAAGAAGGATACAATAATGCCACACACACATCTTATTCTGAATTTCTTGAAAATTATTACGAATCGCTCAGTAATCAAATTAAAAAAAACAATATAAAAGAATTGCTTCTTGAAAAATATAAAAAAGATTTGATTTTTTTAGAAAAAAGAATAGAGTCTTTAAAACAACAAATTAAGCTGATTGAAAACATTGAAAATGAAAAAGAAAAAGGTGAATTGATTTTATTAAATATTAACAAAATACAAAAAGGGATTAAAGAAATAACTCTCTTAAATTATAAAGAAGAAAGAATAAAAATATCATTAAACCAATCATTGTCACCAAAAGAAAATGCCTTGCAATATTTTAAAACATATAAAAAAGGTAAAAATTCTTTTAAAATCATACAAAATCAATTAAAAGAAAATCTAGAAAAATTTAATTTAATCCAATCAAAAATAACAATGTTAAAGATCGAAAATTTCATTCCAAAAGAAGAATATACTCAAGAAGAAACTGTTATTAAAAGAAAAGAAAAGATACCAAAAATAGGTTTGCATTTTACCTTTTGTGAATTTGAAATTATTATTGGAAGAAACGCAAAAGAAAACGATGAACTTTTAAGACACTGTGTTAAGGGAAATGACTATTGGCTTCATACAAGAGATTATCCTGGAGCTTATGTTTTTATTAAAAGTCAAAAAAATAAAACTCCTTGCCTTAATGTCCTTTTGGCTGCTGGTAATTTATGCGTAAATTATACAAAATTAGCAAAAAAATCTGGAAAAGCAGATCTTTATTACACTCAAGTTAAAAATTTAAGAAGAGTTAAAAACGGAAAGCTAGGCCATGTAATTCCAAAAGCAGAAAAAAATTTACATATTAAACTAGATGAAAATCTAATAAAAAAAATCAAACATCAAACCTAAGCACTACTTATGCACTACTTATAGCAAAGCAAAGTTTTGAATTTTTTATAAAATATTGTTATTCAAAGATAAAAAGCATAAAATTTATAAGAGTGGAGGAAAAATTTTATGATTTCAAAGTTAACAAAAATTGTAGCAACAATATCTGATCTTAGATGCGAACCAGAACACATAAAAGATTTATACGATGCGGGAGTAAATGTCATAAGACTAAATACTGCTCATCAATCACACGAAGATACAATAAAAGTAATAAACAATGTTAGAAAAATTTCCAATAAAATAGCTCTAATGATTGACACAAAAGGACCGGAAGTTAGAACAGCAAATATTGAAAATCCTATTATTGTAAAAACTGGAGACAAAGTAATCATCTCAACTTCGCCTATTAATGAACCTAAAAGCTTTCAAACCAATTATGATGGATTTGTTAAAGAAGTACCCCAAGGATCTAAAGTGCTAATTGATGACGGTGAGCTTGAAATGACTGTTGTTACCAAATTGCCTGATCGATTAATTTGTGAAATTAAAAATGATGGCCAAATTAAAAATAAAAAATCAATCAACACTCCTGGCATTTCTCTTAAATTGCAATCAGTAACCGAAAAGGACAAAGGATTTATTGAGCTTGCAGCAAAATATAATATTGATTTTATCGCTCATTCATTTGTAAGGCATTCCAAAGACGTTCAAGACGTCCAAAAAATTTTAAATGCTGCTGGAAATCCTGATGTAAAAATTATATCCAAAATCGAAAATCAAGAAGGAATTGACAATATTGAAGAAATTGTAAAAACATCTTATGGAATAATGGTTGCAAGAGGAGATATGGGAGTCGAAATTCCTGCAGAAGATGTACCCATTGCTCAACTCAAAATAACACAAACCTGCATAAAGTATGGAATACCTGTGATTACAGCTACTCAAATGCTCCATACAATGATTGAAAATCCAAGACCTACTAGAGCAGAAGTATCTGACATCGCTAATGCTATTTTAAACGGTACAGATGCAATTATGCTATCTGGAGAAACCGCTTACGGAAAATATCCAATTGAAGCAGTAAAGATGATGACAAGCATTGCTAAAAAAGTTGAGAAACACAGAAAAATGACCTTATATAAAGATGAGCTTTTTTACGACAAAAGCATTACAAGAAACTATATTATTAAATGTGCAATTGATGCCACAAAGCTCATGGATGTAAAAGCAATTATTGTAGATTCTCTAAAAGGAAAAACCGCAAGAATAATGGCAACTTACAGAGCAAGTGTTCCATTATTCATTACAACAAATAGTGAGAGACTAGCAAGAGAATTGACATTATCTTACGGGGTTTATTCTAATCTTGTAGACAATAACTTTAAAAGAACTACTGAATTTGTAGTAACCTCTCTTAAAATGCTAAAAGAACAAGGTGTTGTTAATGACAAAGATACTGTAATAATTATTTCTGGCAACCCAAATAGAGATATTGACAAAGGAACAGAATTTATGGAAATAAACACAGTAGAAGATGCAATCAAGGGGCGAAATATATAAAGCAAGTCAGACGCCCCTTGGTTGAAAACATATTTTATTCAAATAATACAAACAACTTATCGTTTGAATTGACAGAAAAAAAAACTCACAAAGCCATTTTAACAAGTTATGGAAACTATGAGTTTTTTTTAAAAAATGAATGTTTGTTTAGAAAAATAATATCAAATCAAACTAATAATGTATTTATAATCTCTGAAGCAAAAAGTGATTTTTTAATCAATATCTCCAATCATAATGTATGGAAAATTTTTAATAAAAATATTAAAGTAAACCTAAAAATATTTAAATTATTAAAAAATTTAAATTTTATCAATATAGACGATAAACTAATCGAAAACGATCATAAAATCGAAATTACATTAAATTTTATTAGCAATATAAAGAATAATATAAAAATAATTCCAATAATTTTTGGGAAAACTTGCAATAAACATTTACTAAAATTTTGCGAGTTTTTAAAACCTTTCATAAGTAAAGAAGAAAATTCATTTATTTTGCTATCTTACTTTATTTCAAAATCTACAAACATAAAAAAAGCCCTAAAGCTTGAAGAAAATTTAAAGCGCATCTTTCTTGAAGAAAAATCACCTACTCTCAATTTAATACTAGAAAACTATAAATCAAAAAAAATATTCCCGGAAAACATAAACGCAATCATGACTATTTCAAGCCTTTTTAAAAATTTTGAATTTACAGACTCAAAAATAACAGTCAACTCCCCAGAATACCTAATATCAAGCAACATTTTAATAAAATAAAATTATCAAAATTAAAATTTTATAAAAAGTTTTCTATTTTTTTGCAGTTTTTCTTTAAAAAAGCATCAAGTCCCATCTTTGAAATACTTCTTAATGCATTAGCAGAAACCTTAATATTAATGCTTCTTCCAAGATTTGGAATAAAAAATTTTTTATTTATTAAATTAACCTTAAAAGTTCTTTTGGTTTTTACTCCAATATGTTGCCCAGCACCACCTTTTTTCTTAGCAAGACCCTTTCTTGGAACATTGTTCCCAAACATAGTTTTCTTCCCTGTTATTTCGCACTTTCTAGCCATTTAAACACTCCTCCTTATGATTTTTTTTCCAAATATAAATCCATTAACTTTAAAAATAAAGCTAAACTACCTAAAATATTTTTCATTATACCTCCAAAGTTTAAATTGTTTCCATAGCTTTTAGCAAGATCCATAT harbors:
- the amrB gene encoding AmmeMemoRadiSam system protein B encodes the protein MVENIFYSNNTNNLSFELTEKKTHKAILTSYGNYEFFLKNECLFRKIISNQTNNVFIISEAKSDFLINISNHNVWKIFNKNIKVNLKIFKLLKNLNFINIDDKLIENDHKIEITLNFISNIKNNIKIIPIIFGKTCNKHLLKFCEFLKPFISKEENSFILLSYFISKSTNIKKALKLEENLKRIFLEEKSPTLNLILENYKSKKIFPENINAIMTISSLFKNFEFTDSKITVNSPEYLISSNILIK
- the gatC gene encoding Asp-tRNA(Asn)/Glu-tRNA(Gln) amidotransferase subunit GatC — protein: MQDIHLENSLKLSLFTLSIESEDKFISKFEKVIRLVNEISNFEVQVNFDANKKKISTLREDEVRFSLSIESIKKLSNSFLDGYFSSPKILE
- a CDS encoding ATP-dependent helicase; the encoded protein is MVKIKNFFSSLNTSQEKIVFSKSKNPILVLAGPGSGKTRVIIAKIVYLIKHMNIDPNEILALTFTNKAANEMNARINDLLKFDKKLHIQTFHSFGSWLLRFYYKDFDKNYDSNFTIWDTNDVARFIKQIDLAPSLEMAKHIAALILKDKENFFLEKFIEFREKEHEYIKIYEEEKAKNNAFDFSDLIIKPILMLRQSKSLKEYIQSKFKVIFVDEYQDTNYSQFLFLKELYLDGMYFMVVGDEDQSIYSFRGARIENILEFEKTFGNVVKFYLMQNYRSNSNIVDIANEVISKNKNRYEKQITTRNSSDKRMKFLVFQSTSDEAEYFSNLLVDNDIDTAILYRFNSQSFHFETSFLKKNIPYKVLGSIKFYDREEIKDIICLLRLFINKRDKIAFLRMINKPSRGIGKNTLEKIISTLNDDDVNFNLFCASKKVLSLLKNRVKESLLLFLNTYDELGKKLFEDNYINLSAFIEDVVIKFGILDYYKKFDKDEKLRNIDELINSGIEYSGTFEGLAIFLENSSLSPLISGDFKSNIFLSSIHGVKGLEFDRVVISGLEKGLLPAEIEELTEDRLEEERRLFYVAITRAKSELIVTLNLRRAFRGSFKSTAPSVFFQDIDKNSYDIIFIPEYLKENFSNFFIDNKRDSKFNIGDYIIYNGEKGIVVDSWYQGSLQFVKISLTNGKKAILSPEYVKKIIKV
- a CDS encoding NFACT RNA binding domain-containing protein, which translates into the protein MSLNYVEINTLIKEIPFTNSLIKKIIQPDYKSLILELYNKIENKKFKILISLNPNTTRFHITKKIFKKNALKLRFSDFLKSKIQNGKILKAFQMRNERIIYLEILKKDIIILFIKLWPSSPNIIATNSNFKILDAYYRRPKIKETSGEIFLKAKEIQESNKISNKKILGLKEGYNNATHTSYSEFLENYYESLSNQIKKNNIKELLLEKYKKDLIFLEKRIESLKQQIKLIENIENEKEKGELILLNINKIQKGIKEITLLNYKEERIKISLNQSLSPKENALQYFKTYKKGKNSFKIIQNQLKENLEKFNLIQSKITMLKIENFIPKEEYTQEETVIKRKEKIPKIGLHFTFCEFEIIIGRNAKENDELLRHCVKGNDYWLHTRDYPGAYVFIKSQKNKTPCLNVLLAAGNLCVNYTKLAKKSGKADLYYTQVKNLRRVKNGKLGHVIPKAEKNLHIKLDENLIKKIKHQT
- a CDS encoding LolA family protein — translated: MIKTILLLVLYPVAAFAQISANQYFEGIYAKYQNIEDMQATINFTLKGLKQTGVLLYKFPDKFIINLDSNNQVFVSDGEFLTVYVPSLGTSFNQQLVKGSSGGGLMKVLNSEYSVSYANSPNPEDLDSSESGKYIKLTFSRKLYKGAATINSFIIAFAPDGIIRRITAYPTSGGREIVIDLTAVKFNVGILDSKFKYDPPKSSNKVDNFLYDIKKN
- the gatA gene encoding Asp-tRNA(Asn)/Glu-tRNA(Gln) amidotransferase subunit GatA, whose product is MDLSNLTLTKIQELVLTKKCKIYDILLAYKNNYELNKDINGYIEFFDDSLEIAKRYDERLKNCELEDLPLIGMLIAVKDNISIQNKSLTCASEILKGYVSPYDATVVKRLKNKGAIIIGRTNMDEFAMGSTCEFSCYGATLNPLNKEYVVGGSSGGSAAVVSAFQAPFSLGSDTGGSVRLPASFSGILGFKPSYGGLSRYGLASYASSFDQIGFFSHSIEDIALILKHTCGADKMDSTSIDIFDDDFYPLKIESLQGKNLALIKELSEDLMDKNVASSFAKFKLDLLSKGINIKEVSIEEINIVLSIYYTISPVEASSNLARYTGLCYGKRISENLSLNDFYFKHRSNFLSEEVKRRIVLGNYLLSEGYDAKYYAKACEILQNLIIPKFNKLFESCDFIITPTSFVKPFRVGLDFDDPVKMYYSDICTVIANLIGAPAISFPYSKDKEGLSIGMQIIGRSKKDFELLSFSKNVIRELGLNGI
- the pyk gene encoding pyruvate kinase; this translates as MISKLTKIVATISDLRCEPEHIKDLYDAGVNVIRLNTAHQSHEDTIKVINNVRKISNKIALMIDTKGPEVRTANIENPIIVKTGDKVIISTSPINEPKSFQTNYDGFVKEVPQGSKVLIDDGELEMTVVTKLPDRLICEIKNDGQIKNKKSINTPGISLKLQSVTEKDKGFIELAAKYNIDFIAHSFVRHSKDVQDVQKILNAAGNPDVKIISKIENQEGIDNIEEIVKTSYGIMVARGDMGVEIPAEDVPIAQLKITQTCIKYGIPVITATQMLHTMIENPRPTRAEVSDIANAILNGTDAIMLSGETAYGKYPIEAVKMMTSIAKKVEKHRKMTLYKDELFYDKSITRNYIIKCAIDATKLMDVKAIIVDSLKGKTARIMATYRASVPLFITTNSERLARELTLSYGVYSNLVDNNFKRTTEFVVTSLKMLKEQGVVNDKDTVIIISGNPNRDIDKGTEFMEINTVEDAIKGRNI
- the gatB gene encoding Asp-tRNA(Asn)/Glu-tRNA(Gln) amidotransferase subunit GatB — protein: MEYKLVIGLEIHIQLGLRTKAFCGCKNEFGGVPNSRICPICLGLPGSLPSVNVELINSAILAGHATNSNIRHVVKFDRKHYYYPDLPKGYQISQNDKPICEGGSLLIETSSGLKKINIIRIHMEEDSGKSLHLLDSENQSYIDFNRSGAPLLEIVSAPDISSGDEAVAFLNSLREIFRYLDLSECNMENGSFRCDVNVNLIVRESDVEYKTPIAEIKNLNSFKSIKAAIEYEELRQQEEWIQFRKTLDRYGKHTRGFDDKSGITVIQRDKETVSDYRYFQEPDLPLIEIDDFYIDNIKNLKLIELPFDARIRLKDQYGLSDFDVITLTSDKHLLRYFEESVINASDPKKVANWILSEVLNVLNDRGISVLEFNLSPSHITELVEFIVAGKISGKMAKKVFSEMITREVPASVIISENQLEQVSDKFVIKQIVLEVLNENPKSIELYKKGKDHAIKFMMGQIMKKSSGKINPILANEILLQSLSNV
- a CDS encoding BB_0345 family helix-turn-helix protein is translated as MEENDFIKFGSYLRKVRNGKNLTLEMVADDIKISIKYLEALEDSNIEIFPNEVLAVGFLRTYSEYLDIDSKLISTLFKDYKSRLNNSYIGIRSEDKISNLGFLSDNKVSDKKFIFFSLKSLSTFKIFLGIVGVILLLFVVFAFGGIEVYFKKIFKLSQDEKIILNVHEVSFDKKNFWNLSLKEGDFLSLTNGDNIAKYRASFIGDDLVIVDESEKSKNIFNLGEFKEINLDDNMRVKIIYENYYYDKSKIANVSLESFALNVKYVSETNIDNRFNILNWQFDVKGTEKLPSGDYLTLYSSQKLSNIDLKIDFLNDTFFRYADENNLHGKSFFASKGIPINLSFEKSLILFFSRLSDVNIILNDRDITSVLKEQGKEIFAVQFFWVKTPSGFDLKVSEVY
- the rpmB gene encoding 50S ribosomal protein L28, translating into MARKCEITGKKTMFGNNVPRKGLAKKKGGAGQHIGVKTKRTFKVNLINKKFFIPNLGRSINIKVSANALRSISKMGLDAFLKKNCKKIENFL